In a genomic window of Platichthys flesus chromosome 24, fPlaFle2.1, whole genome shotgun sequence:
- the LOC133950316 gene encoding putative ferric-chelate reductase 1: MTTNNMNTAPATATTTVATTTNTTLITNTTVIVLGTPVGRTGCGTQQICGSEPSDCDPSSSSSSCFFVSAKQRDGQNFEFSISGESSGYIAATVSADTTVGGNDTTYICANNNGKVKFFSALLDNDKLTLTELPVNSVQGRVDGNLIQCTFVATLDLSTTRAAATSASLSLSTGTFDSTSGSLGTPDTKFRSGVVDLSA, from the exons atgacgacaaacaaTATGAACACGGCACCAGCAACCGCAACAACAACAGTAGCCACAACAACCAATACAACACTGATTACCAACACCACAGTGATCGTTCTTGGG ACGCCTGTTGGCCGGACCGGATGTGGGACCCAACAGATCTGTGGGTCTGAGCCCTCTGACTGTGAcccctcatcatcttcatcatcgtgTTTCTTCGTTTCTGCCAAGCAGAGGGACGGTCAGAACTTTGAGTTTTCCATCTCAGGGGAGTCAAGTGGCTACATCGCTGCCACGGTGTCAGCTGACACCACAGTG GGAGGTAACGACACAACCTACATCTGTGCCAACAATAATGGCAAAGTGAAATTCTTCAGCGCTCTCCTCGACAACGACAAGCTGACACTGACAGAG ctgcCTGTGAACTCGGTGCAGGGCCGAGTCGATGGAAACCTGATCCAGTGCACGTTTGTTGCCACTTTGGACCTGTCCACCacaagagcagcagcaacaagcgCCTCACTGTCACTCTCCACCGGGACCTTTGACAGCA CTTCTGGATCTCTGGGAACCCCCGACACCAAATTTAGGAGCGGAGTCGTAGACCTGAGCG catga